In Methanobacterium bryantii, the following proteins share a genomic window:
- a CDS encoding ABC transporter ATP-binding protein, which produces MNNDVLEFNEVWKTYRMGSEDIQALRGVSLTVNSSSFIAIMGPSGSGKSTLLHLAGILDTPTKGTVLLNGKNIKEYSQDEQANLRRANIGFVFQRFNLMPQLTALENVMLPMISQDSGKAKKLLDKVGLSDKYNRYHTQLSGGEQQRVSIARALANDPSLLLADEPTGELDTENAMIIMELLQELNQNDGLTIVGVTHNPLSAKYADEVITMQDGNIIS; this is translated from the coding sequence ATGAATAACGATGTACTCGAATTTAATGAAGTCTGGAAAACATACAGAATGGGATCAGAGGACATACAAGCACTTAGAGGGGTTAGTTTAACAGTAAACAGCAGTTCATTTATTGCCATAATGGGGCCTTCCGGATCCGGAAAATCAACACTGCTCCACCTTGCAGGAATACTCGATACACCCACAAAGGGAACTGTCTTGCTGAATGGGAAAAATATCAAAGAGTATAGCCAAGATGAACAGGCAAACCTTCGAAGGGCTAACATAGGATTTGTATTCCAGCGGTTCAATTTAATGCCACAGCTTACAGCATTAGAAAATGTTATGCTGCCTATGATCTCACAGGACTCAGGAAAAGCAAAAAAACTCCTTGACAAAGTAGGATTATCAGACAAGTACAACCGTTATCATACACAGCTTTCAGGTGGGGAACAACAGAGGGTTTCCATTGCACGTGCCCTTGCAAATGATCCATCACTTTTACTTGCCGATGAACCAACAGGAGAACTGGATACAGAAAATGCAATGATAATAATGGAATTACTTCAAGAATTAAACCAAAATGACGGGTTAACAATTGTAGGAGTTACACACAACCCGCTATCTGCAAAATATGCCGATGAAGTAATCACAATGCAGGACGGAAATATAATCAGCTGA
- a CDS encoding ABC transporter permease: MSIYKLSFKNFKRRKLRSALTMLGIVIGVTALISLIGIGTGMSSYMKDQTASLMGDVTITNSSGGSGITGSTGDSFLNSAAVSQIENMSELYNIKKETQFTTQMNNMQIMVIGMSDWNQLKFNGTPGVVISKSLANELNYKIGSNITVKNQKMAVTGITNEGGDSGAYVFMNVDKALPLNSNKVSSITANTKADPDTVKNQIERAVNGTSALTKSDYTKQIDNIMQTVTLFVGAIAGVALLVGVISIVNIMLVNVSERTREIGVLKAIGFKNREILSSILTEAGLLGLLSAIVGVVVAAVILELGIMFFAPQYGISGIKLTQMLPLWLVAAVIGGATILSVLAGLYPAWRASKLNVVEALRYE; the protein is encoded by the coding sequence ATGAGCATTTATAAACTATCCTTTAAAAATTTTAAAAGAAGAAAACTTAGAAGCGCCCTAACCATGTTAGGAATAGTAATAGGAGTAACTGCCCTAATTAGTCTTATAGGTATTGGTACAGGAATGTCGTCTTATATGAAAGATCAAACAGCTTCCCTTATGGGCGACGTTACCATAACAAATAGCTCTGGAGGGTCAGGAATTACAGGATCTACCGGTGATTCATTTTTAAATTCTGCCGCAGTTTCCCAAATAGAAAATATGTCAGAGCTTTACAACATTAAAAAAGAAACACAGTTCACTACACAAATGAATAACATGCAGATAATGGTCATAGGAATGAGTGACTGGAACCAGTTGAAATTTAACGGGACCCCCGGCGTTGTTATCAGCAAATCACTTGCAAATGAATTAAATTATAAAATTGGAAGTAATATAACCGTTAAAAATCAAAAAATGGCAGTTACAGGGATAACTAATGAGGGAGGAGATAGTGGGGCATACGTGTTCATGAATGTTGATAAAGCCCTTCCTTTAAACAGCAACAAGGTATCAAGTATAACTGCAAATACTAAAGCGGACCCTGATACTGTAAAAAACCAGATTGAACGTGCTGTAAACGGTACAAGTGCTTTAACAAAGTCAGACTACACCAAACAGATCGATAATATAATGCAAACAGTAACCCTCTTTGTAGGTGCTATTGCAGGTGTTGCGTTACTGGTGGGAGTTATAAGCATTGTAAACATCATGTTAGTCAATGTTTCAGAAAGAACAAGAGAAATTGGAGTATTAAAAGCAATCGGGTTTAAAAATAGAGAAATATTAAGCAGCATACTTACAGAGGCCGGCCTTTTAGGTTTATTATCTGCCATAGTGGGAGTAGTTGTAGCTGCGGTCATACTCGAACTTGGAATTATGTTCTTTGCACCGCAATACGGTATTAGCGGCATTAAACTCACACAAATGTTGCCTTTATGGTTAGTAGCTGCAGTAATTGGAGGTGCTACAATTTTAAGTGTTTTAGCAGGATTATATCCCGCATGGAGGGCATCTAAACTAAACGTTGTGGAGGCACTGCGATATGAATAA